The Lacipirellula parvula genome window below encodes:
- the rsgA gene encoding ribosome small subunit-dependent GTPase A, translating into MAKKKRQVRADFRKNRNVRAREKNWERGVDPESDQLDSVAQNESVSGKGALTRKRVIAGAEIVEDGSGTSVQLSIDPEICRLGRVLRVQGLHSMVQLDDGSLRRCATRRILKTLATDQRHVVAAGDRVWVRPERADEGIIERVEPRHGVLSRASRGRQHVLVTNVDQVIVVVSAAEPKLKPHLVDRYLVMADRNGVEPIICINKADLVDAADLQPLIGVYSQLGYRVMLVSAERGWNIEHLRRLLKDRQSAFAGQSGVGKSSLLNAVEPGLELRVRSVSSENEKGRHTTTTAELIPLAAGGYVFDTPGIRQFQLWDVIPQEVAGFFRELRPYVSRCRYPNCSHNHEEPCAVKDAVADGFIDVRRYESYLAMLDDEA; encoded by the coding sequence ATGGCTAAGAAAAAACGCCAAGTCCGCGCTGATTTTCGCAAGAATCGCAACGTCCGCGCTCGCGAAAAGAACTGGGAGCGCGGCGTCGACCCCGAGAGCGATCAGCTCGACAGCGTTGCTCAGAACGAGAGCGTCAGCGGCAAGGGAGCGCTCACGCGTAAACGCGTGATCGCCGGCGCCGAGATTGTCGAAGACGGCTCCGGGACGAGCGTTCAGTTGTCGATCGACCCGGAGATTTGTCGGCTCGGCCGCGTGCTGCGCGTCCAGGGGTTGCACAGCATGGTGCAACTCGACGACGGCTCGCTCCGCCGCTGCGCCACGCGACGGATCCTCAAGACGCTCGCCACCGACCAGCGACACGTCGTTGCCGCGGGAGATCGGGTTTGGGTCCGGCCTGAGCGTGCGGACGAAGGGATCATCGAACGAGTTGAACCTCGACACGGCGTCCTTAGCCGGGCTAGCCGCGGGCGACAGCACGTGCTGGTCACCAACGTCGACCAAGTGATTGTCGTTGTGAGCGCCGCTGAACCGAAACTGAAGCCCCACCTGGTCGATCGCTACCTCGTGATGGCCGACCGGAATGGCGTCGAGCCGATCATTTGTATCAACAAAGCCGACCTGGTCGACGCGGCAGACTTGCAGCCGCTGATCGGCGTCTACAGCCAACTCGGTTACCGCGTGATGCTCGTCTCCGCCGAGCGCGGCTGGAACATCGAGCACTTGCGACGGCTATTGAAAGACCGGCAGTCGGCGTTTGCGGGGCAAAGCGGCGTCGGCAAGTCGAGTTTGCTCAACGCCGTCGAACCAGGCCTTGAGCTACGCGTCCGCTCGGTAAGTAGCGAGAACGAAAAGGGTCGCCACACCACGACGACGGCGGAGTTGATTCCGCTCGCCGCGGGCGGGTACGTCTTTGATACGCCCGGCATCCGGCAATTCCAACTGTGGGACGTCATCCCGCAAGAAGTCGCCGGCTTCTTCCGCGAGCTACGGCCCTACGTCAGCCGCTGCCGCTATCCGAACTGCTCGCACAACCACGAAGAGCCATGTGCCGTGAAGGACGCGGTCGCCGATGGTTTTATTGATGTGCGACGGTACGAGAGCTACTTGGCGATGCTTGACGACGAAGCGTAG
- a CDS encoding aldehyde dehydrogenase family protein, with translation MNAAVAQALKTLGVADAVSAVSNGADWQAGRGEKVVKHSPIDGSPLAEFAGADVQQVDAAIDAAAEAFLKWRVVPAPVRGNFVRLYGEQLRKYKSELATIVSWEAGKITQEALGEVQEMIDICEFAVGLSRQLYGKTIASERPGHRLMEQWHPLGPVGVISAFNFPVAVWAWNAALAWVCGDPIVWKPSEKTPLCAIACQALFQKTLAEAEGVPAGISTLVIGGADVGKQLTASPKVPLVSATGSVPMGRAVAEVVAKRLGRSLLELGGNNGMIVTPSADLDLAVRSIVFAAVGTCGQRCTTLRRLIVHESIADELRDRLLKVYAKLPIGDPTAAGTLIGPLVDEGAAKQFDAALAAAKEQGGVIHGGGRVTDNVPGGGAYVRPALVEIDASAKIVQHETFAPILYVMRYKNLDEAIATHNNVPQGLSSAILTSDVREAERFCSPAGSDCGIVNVNIGTSGAEIGGAFGGEKETGGGRESGSDSWKQYMRRVTNTVNYSRDLPLAQGIKFDV, from the coding sequence ATGAACGCAGCCGTTGCTCAAGCACTCAAGACCCTGGGCGTGGCCGATGCCGTGAGCGCCGTCAGCAATGGCGCCGATTGGCAAGCCGGCCGCGGCGAGAAGGTGGTGAAGCACTCGCCGATCGACGGCAGCCCGCTCGCTGAGTTCGCCGGCGCCGATGTGCAGCAGGTCGACGCCGCGATCGATGCGGCCGCTGAAGCGTTCCTCAAGTGGCGCGTGGTGCCCGCTCCCGTGCGCGGCAACTTCGTTCGCCTCTATGGCGAACAGCTTCGCAAGTATAAGAGCGAGCTGGCGACGATCGTCAGCTGGGAAGCGGGCAAGATCACGCAAGAGGCCCTGGGCGAAGTCCAGGAAATGATCGACATTTGCGAGTTCGCCGTCGGCCTGAGCCGGCAGCTGTATGGCAAGACGATTGCCAGCGAACGCCCCGGACATCGGCTGATGGAGCAGTGGCACCCGCTCGGCCCGGTGGGCGTCATCTCGGCGTTCAACTTTCCGGTGGCCGTGTGGGCGTGGAACGCCGCGCTTGCGTGGGTTTGCGGCGATCCGATCGTTTGGAAGCCGTCGGAAAAGACGCCGCTGTGTGCTATCGCCTGCCAGGCGTTGTTCCAGAAGACGCTCGCCGAAGCGGAAGGCGTGCCGGCCGGCATTTCGACGCTCGTCATTGGCGGCGCCGACGTGGGCAAGCAACTCACCGCCTCGCCGAAGGTGCCGCTCGTCTCGGCCACTGGTTCGGTGCCGATGGGCCGCGCTGTTGCGGAAGTCGTTGCCAAGCGGCTTGGCCGCTCGCTGCTTGAGCTCGGCGGCAACAATGGCATGATCGTTACACCGTCGGCCGACCTCGATCTCGCGGTTCGTTCGATCGTCTTCGCCGCCGTCGGCACCTGCGGCCAACGCTGCACGACGCTCCGCCGCCTCATCGTTCACGAATCGATCGCCGACGAACTTCGCGACCGCCTGCTGAAGGTCTACGCGAAGCTGCCGATCGGCGATCCGACTGCGGCGGGGACGCTCATTGGTCCGCTCGTCGACGAGGGCGCCGCGAAGCAATTCGATGCGGCCCTCGCGGCGGCGAAAGAGCAGGGGGGCGTCATCCACGGCGGCGGCCGCGTCACCGACAACGTCCCGGGCGGCGGCGCCTACGTGCGGCCGGCGCTCGTGGAGATCGACGCCAGCGCGAAGATCGTCCAGCACGAAACGTTCGCGCCGATCTTGTACGTGATGCGTTACAAGAATCTCGACGAAGCGATCGCGACGCACAACAACGTGCCGCAAGGCCTGTCGTCGGCAATCCTCACCAGCGACGTTCGCGAGGCGGAGCGCTTCTGCTCGCCCGCCGGCAGCGATTGCGGCATCGTCAACGTGAATATCGGCACCAGCGGCGCTGAAATTGGCGGGGCCTTTGGCGGCGAGAAAGAAACCGGCGGCGGCCGCGAGTCGGGCAGCGACTCCTGGAAGCAGTACATGCGCCGCGTGACGAACACGGTGAACTACTCGCGCGATTTGCCGCTGGCGCAGGGCATCAAGTTCGACGTGTAG
- a CDS encoding TatD family hydrolase: protein MLFDTHAHLDQEEFDDTRDAVVERARVAGVETIIAVGTTVAASQKCVEVAAKYPSVYAAVGLQPNYIAECGPDDWAEIERLATQPRVVAIGETGLDRHWDFTPFEMQQDYFDRHMALAGRLDLPFIVHMRDCDADIMEALRAEHRRREPLRGIMHSFTGDAAMAAECVGLGLHISFAGMVTYKKSQPLRDCAATIPAERLLIETDCPYLSPEPVRGKRPNEPAYVAHTATCIAIARSVSPQELGRQTTANARELFRIRD, encoded by the coding sequence GTGCTCTTCGACACCCACGCCCATCTCGACCAGGAAGAATTCGACGACACGCGCGACGCCGTCGTGGAGCGCGCCCGCGTTGCCGGCGTCGAGACGATCATCGCCGTCGGCACCACCGTCGCCGCGAGCCAGAAGTGCGTCGAAGTGGCCGCGAAGTACCCAAGCGTGTACGCCGCCGTCGGCCTGCAGCCAAACTACATCGCTGAGTGCGGACCGGACGATTGGGCGGAGATCGAACGCCTAGCCACGCAGCCGCGCGTCGTCGCGATCGGCGAGACCGGCCTCGATCGGCACTGGGACTTCACGCCGTTCGAGATGCAGCAAGATTACTTCGACCGGCACATGGCGCTCGCCGGCCGGCTCGACCTGCCGTTCATCGTCCACATGCGCGACTGCGACGCCGACATCATGGAGGCGCTGCGAGCGGAGCATCGCCGCCGCGAACCGCTGCGGGGGATCATGCATTCGTTCACCGGCGACGCCGCAATGGCGGCCGAGTGCGTGGGGCTCGGACTCCACATTAGCTTCGCGGGGATGGTGACGTACAAAAAGTCGCAACCGCTGCGCGACTGTGCGGCGACGATTCCCGCCGAGCGGCTGCTCATCGAAACCGACTGCCCCTACCTCTCGCCCGAACCGGTCCGCGGCAAGCGGCCGAATGAACCGGCGTACGTCGCGCACACGGCGACCTGCATTGCGATCGCCCGCAGCGTGTCGCCGCAAGAGTTGGGACGCCAAACGACGGCGAACGCGCGGGAACTATTCCGTATTCGCGACTGA
- a CDS encoding saccharopine dehydrogenase family protein, producing MHRVLLLGAGKIGRMIARLLVDTGDYDVVVGDSSREALELISSRISVKTVQLNVESSDELAKALAGRDTVISALSYYHNPRVAEAALAAGASYFDLTEDVETTRRVRAVAEKAKPGQVFMPQCGLAPGFISIVANDLAQQVEKLDTVRMRVGALPQFPTGALKYNLTWSTDGLINEYCNPCDAIHGGRRIEVLPLEGYEQFSLDGVRYEAFNTSGGLGTLCESLDGKVRDLNYKTVRYLGHCNQVQLLVNELRLSERRDLLKDILENAVPITFQDVVVTFCTVTGYRNGQLVQITDARKIYHQEIGGENWSAIQVTTAAGICAVIDMHVAGQLNSSGFLRQEDVDFANFLGNRFGRHYDTRIATRFSNASSVGGATTRETADNEVVREPSI from the coding sequence ATGCATCGCGTGTTGTTGCTCGGCGCCGGCAAGATCGGCCGGATGATTGCTCGGTTGCTCGTTGATACCGGGGACTACGACGTCGTCGTCGGCGACTCGAGTCGCGAAGCCCTCGAATTGATCTCCAGCCGCATTAGCGTGAAGACGGTGCAGCTCAACGTCGAATCGTCGGACGAGTTGGCAAAGGCCCTCGCGGGGCGCGACACCGTCATTTCCGCGCTCAGCTACTATCACAACCCGCGCGTCGCCGAGGCGGCCCTCGCCGCCGGGGCGAGCTATTTTGATCTCACCGAAGACGTTGAGACGACCCGCCGCGTTCGTGCCGTTGCCGAGAAGGCGAAGCCGGGGCAGGTCTTCATGCCGCAGTGCGGCTTGGCGCCTGGCTTTATTTCGATCGTTGCGAACGATCTGGCTCAGCAGGTTGAGAAGCTTGATACAGTTCGCATGCGGGTCGGCGCCTTGCCGCAGTTCCCCACTGGCGCCCTGAAGTACAACCTCACGTGGTCGACCGACGGCCTCATCAACGAATATTGCAACCCGTGCGACGCGATCCATGGCGGTCGCCGCATCGAGGTGTTGCCGCTGGAAGGGTACGAGCAGTTTTCGCTCGACGGCGTTCGTTACGAAGCGTTCAACACGAGCGGCGGTCTCGGCACGCTGTGCGAATCGCTCGACGGAAAGGTTCGCGACCTCAACTACAAGACGGTGCGCTATCTTGGCCACTGCAACCAGGTGCAACTGCTGGTGAACGAGCTGCGGCTCAGCGAACGTCGCGACTTGCTGAAGGATATTCTGGAAAACGCGGTGCCGATCACGTTCCAGGACGTCGTCGTTACCTTCTGCACGGTGACCGGGTATCGCAACGGGCAGTTGGTGCAGATCACCGACGCCCGGAAGATTTATCACCAGGAGATCGGCGGTGAGAATTGGTCGGCAATTCAGGTGACCACGGCTGCCGGCATTTGTGCGGTCATCGACATGCACGTTGCTGGGCAGCTGAACAGTAGCGGGTTCCTGCGGCAGGAAGACGTCGACTTCGCCAACTTCCTCGGCAACCGGTTTGGCCGGCATTACGACACGCGGATTGCGACGCGGTTCAGCAACGCCTCGTCCGTCGGCGGCGCCACGACCCGCGAAACGGCTGATAATGAAGTTGTGCGCGAGCCGTCGATCTAA
- a CDS encoding VOC family protein, which produces MNHIALPTADPERGAKFYCDVLGFVATPRPAFSFRGAWLLHRDVGVMLHLIHDAKFEPNLAAPINSRTNHLAIHVDDFDAAVAQLTAHSIEHVVHVLPTYHYRQVFFRDPDGNVIELGEWPSQAEMFPELA; this is translated from the coding sequence ATGAACCACATCGCTTTGCCGACCGCCGATCCGGAGCGGGGCGCCAAGTTCTACTGCGATGTGCTGGGGTTCGTCGCCACGCCGCGGCCGGCGTTCTCGTTCCGCGGCGCGTGGCTGCTCCACCGCGACGTGGGCGTGATGCTCCATTTGATTCACGATGCGAAGTTCGAGCCGAATCTCGCCGCGCCGATCAACTCGCGAACGAACCACTTGGCGATCCACGTCGACGACTTCGACGCTGCGGTTGCGCAGCTGACCGCGCACAGTATTGAACACGTCGTCCACGTCCTGCCAACCTACCACTACCGCCAGGTGTTCTTCCGAGATCCCGACGGCAACGTCATCGAACTCGGCGAGTGGCCGTCGCAGGCGGAGATGTTCCCGGAACTTGCGTAA
- a CDS encoding FHA domain-containing protein: MYGELIPQGGGDPIPLLKKQLLIGRRESCDIVLRFANVSAHHCQLFINGGYWFIRDMKSRNGVKINGIKVQEKRIDPGDEVCVAKHKYELMYSPSDLGAVGPPPADDLPNEIMRESLLSRAGLQAVPKNMPAARDKRNDHGSTRYDVLNDGAGQIELPDRPV; the protein is encoded by the coding sequence ATGTACGGCGAACTAATCCCCCAAGGGGGCGGCGATCCGATCCCGCTCCTCAAAAAGCAACTTCTGATTGGCCGTCGCGAGAGCTGCGATATCGTGCTCCGCTTCGCCAACGTCTCCGCCCACCACTGCCAGCTGTTCATCAACGGCGGCTACTGGTTCATTCGCGACATGAAAAGTCGCAACGGCGTGAAGATCAACGGGATCAAGGTCCAAGAGAAACGGATCGATCCGGGCGACGAAGTTTGCGTTGCGAAACACAAGTACGAGTTGATGTACTCGCCGTCGGACCTCGGCGCCGTCGGGCCTCCGCCGGCCGATGATTTGCCGAACGAAATCATGCGTGAATCGCTCCTCTCGCGCGCTGGCCTGCAAGCCGTTCCGAAGAACATGCCCGCCGCTCGCGACAAGCGGAACGATCACGGCAGCACGCGGTACGACGTCCTCAACGACGGCGCCGGGCAGATCGAACTGCCAGATCGACCTGTATGA
- a CDS encoding M42 family metallopeptidase, translated as MEASAKKFFQQVLETPSPSGYEEPVQRIVREYAGKFADEVRTDLHGNVIVGVNPGAPIRIMFAGHSDQIGLLVTHINDNGFIYTATIGGWDPQQLIGQRMTIWTADGPIPAVISRKPIHLLDEEERKQVVKLKDMWLDIGAKNREEAASLVRIGDPVTLELGYQEMRNGLCNSPGMDDKTGMWVCIEAARRAKAKKKLNVSVYAVATVQEEIGLRGAHTSAFGIDPQVGIAVDVTFSTDCPTIDKNQEGDLKLGGGPVLHRGPNMNPIVVERLRKAAEKADIPCQWNAQGRATGTDANAIQIARAGVAAGLVSIPNRYMHSAVEMVSLHDLDRAADLLAEFACSLEKDADFTPM; from the coding sequence ATGGAAGCCTCCGCGAAGAAGTTTTTTCAGCAGGTTCTCGAAACGCCCAGCCCGTCGGGCTACGAGGAGCCGGTGCAGCGTATTGTCCGCGAGTACGCCGGTAAGTTTGCCGACGAAGTCCGCACCGATCTTCACGGCAACGTGATCGTTGGCGTCAATCCCGGCGCCCCGATCCGCATCATGTTCGCCGGCCACTCCGATCAGATCGGCCTGCTCGTCACGCACATCAACGACAACGGGTTTATTTACACCGCCACGATTGGCGGCTGGGATCCGCAGCAGCTGATCGGCCAGCGGATGACGATCTGGACCGCCGACGGGCCGATCCCCGCGGTGATCTCGCGGAAGCCGATTCACTTGCTCGACGAGGAAGAACGGAAGCAGGTGGTGAAGCTGAAGGACATGTGGCTCGACATCGGCGCCAAGAATCGCGAGGAAGCGGCGTCGCTCGTCCGCATCGGCGATCCGGTGACGCTGGAGCTCGGCTACCAGGAGATGCGCAACGGCCTCTGCAACTCGCCCGGCATGGACGACAAGACCGGCATGTGGGTTTGCATCGAAGCCGCCCGCCGCGCGAAGGCGAAGAAGAAGCTCAACGTCTCGGTCTACGCCGTCGCGACAGTGCAGGAAGAAATCGGTCTCCGCGGCGCCCACACCAGCGCGTTCGGCATCGATCCGCAGGTCGGCATCGCGGTCGACGTCACTTTCTCGACCGATTGCCCGACGATCGACAAGAACCAAGAAGGCGATCTGAAGCTGGGCGGCGGCCCGGTGCTGCATCGCGGGCCGAACATGAATCCGATCGTCGTCGAACGCCTCCGCAAAGCGGCCGAAAAGGCCGACATTCCCTGCCAATGGAACGCCCAGGGTCGCGCGACCGGCACCGATGCGAACGCGATTCAAATCGCCCGCGCCGGCGTCGCTGCGGGGCTGGTGAGCATTCCGAACCGCTACATGCACAGCGCCGTGGAAATGGTCTCGCTCCACGATCTCGACCGCGCGGCCGACCTGCTGGCCGAGTTCGCGTGCAGCCTCGAGAAGGACGCCGACTTCACGCCGATGTAA
- the solA gene encoding N-methyl-L-tryptophan oxidase codes for MPAPPYDVIVLGAGGVGSAAMWQLAARGLRVLGIDRFDPPHTHGSSHGRTRIIRQAYFEHADYVPLLLESYRLWEELEHQTGERLKLETGLLEVGPADGVVVPGVLAAAQQHQLSVEELTAAEIAKRWPAFHMPPSDELTGVFEPRAGLLFVEQCVAACLAEAERHGAELLPNVEVIDWQAEAGADIVVRTTAGEFRANRLVITAGAWAGQLLHSLGVPLEVRRKPLMWYDSTAPAQTAASAFPCFLFELPHAVFYGFPAVDEQGVKVAEHSGGEPIADPLRVDRELRASDTPLVDQFARDFIPSVQTPCRDHAVCLYTMSPDEHFIVDRHPADPRVVFAAGLSGHGFKFTPVLGQALAELATEGVTRQPTAFLSLERFRRS; via the coding sequence ATGCCTGCTCCTCCTTATGATGTGATCGTCCTCGGCGCCGGCGGCGTTGGCAGCGCGGCGATGTGGCAGCTGGCGGCTCGCGGGCTGCGGGTGCTGGGGATCGACCGTTTTGATCCGCCGCACACTCATGGCAGTTCGCATGGCCGGACGCGGATCATCCGCCAGGCCTATTTTGAGCATGCCGACTATGTGCCGCTGCTGCTGGAAAGCTATCGCCTGTGGGAAGAACTCGAACATCAAACGGGCGAGCGGCTGAAACTCGAAACCGGCTTGCTCGAAGTCGGCCCCGCTGACGGCGTCGTCGTTCCCGGCGTTCTCGCTGCCGCGCAGCAACACCAACTCTCCGTCGAGGAACTGACCGCGGCCGAGATCGCCAAGCGCTGGCCGGCGTTTCACATGCCGCCGAGCGACGAACTGACTGGCGTGTTCGAACCTCGCGCCGGCTTGCTGTTTGTTGAGCAGTGCGTTGCCGCTTGCCTTGCCGAAGCTGAACGTCACGGCGCCGAGTTGCTTCCCAACGTCGAGGTCATCGACTGGCAAGCCGAAGCCGGCGCCGACATTGTCGTGCGCACCACCGCCGGCGAGTTCCGTGCGAACCGGCTCGTCATCACGGCCGGCGCTTGGGCCGGGCAGTTGCTCCACTCGCTCGGCGTGCCGCTCGAAGTCCGCCGCAAGCCGTTGATGTGGTACGACTCGACCGCTCCCGCGCAAACCGCGGCGAGTGCGTTTCCTTGCTTCCTCTTCGAACTTCCGCACGCCGTCTTCTACGGTTTCCCCGCGGTCGACGAGCAGGGGGTCAAAGTCGCCGAGCATTCGGGCGGCGAGCCGATTGCCGATCCGCTGCGCGTTGATCGCGAGCTTCGCGCCAGCGATACGCCGCTCGTCGATCAATTTGCGCGAGATTTCATTCCGAGCGTCCAGACGCCGTGCCGCGACCACGCCGTTTGTCTGTACACGATGTCGCCCGACGAACATTTTATTGTCGACCGCCATCCCGCCGACCCGCGGGTCGTCTTCGCCGCGGGGCTGTCGGGGCATGGTTTTAAGTTCACGCCGGTGCTGGGGCAGGCGCTGGCGGAGTTGGCGACCGAAGGCGTCACTCGCCAGCCGACGGCTTTTCTGTCGCTTGAACGTTTTCGGCGGAGCTAA
- a CDS encoding PEP-CTERM sorting domain-containing protein, translating to MNLFAAVIASVALGIAGAQFEDQQQLKSLPPEEPAALVHIPEPSTIALAALGLIGMGLCRRRRIDGGTH from the coding sequence ATGAATTTATTTGCAGCTGTGATCGCGAGCGTTGCGCTCGGAATTGCTGGCGCCCAATTCGAGGACCAGCAGCAGTTGAAGTCGCTCCCTCCCGAAGAGCCTGCCGCGCTCGTGCACATTCCCGAACCTTCGACGATCGCGCTCGCCGCCCTTGGCCTGATCGGTATGGGCCTCTGTCGTCGCCGCCGCATCGACGGCGGTACTCATTAG
- a CDS encoding TIGR01212 family radical SAM protein (This family includes YhcC from E. coli K-12, an uncharacterized radical SAM protein.), producing the protein MSSTKPLTSTPTAPSWREAGLPFYSYNHFLRQRFGGRVQKVSLDAGFTCPNVDGTVAKGGCTFCDNRSFSPSRRLPRAGVLGQIDQSIVRMRNRYAGCDKFLAYFQPATNTYAPVSRLRPLYEEALTHPQVVGMAIGTRSDCVPAEVLDLLEEMAGRAYLAVEYGMQTMHDRSLEWMNRGHNHESFLDAVERSRGRGFEICAHVMLGLPGESHDDMLATARELARVNIDAVKIHNLYCVKNTRLADQVAAGDVTLMGQDDYVQTVVDFLELLPPTMIIERISGDAPPDFFIGPDWCLDKPAVKRAIEAEFVRRGSYQGRLYS; encoded by the coding sequence GTGTCGTCAACCAAACCCCTTACGTCGACGCCAACCGCGCCCTCCTGGAGAGAGGCGGGACTGCCGTTCTATTCGTATAACCACTTCCTGCGGCAGCGGTTTGGAGGACGCGTCCAAAAAGTCAGCCTCGACGCCGGGTTCACCTGCCCGAATGTCGACGGAACCGTCGCCAAAGGGGGCTGCACATTCTGCGACAACCGCAGCTTCAGCCCAAGCCGCCGGCTCCCCCGCGCCGGGGTGTTGGGGCAAATCGACCAAAGCATCGTCCGGATGCGGAACCGCTACGCCGGCTGCGACAAATTCCTTGCCTACTTCCAACCGGCGACGAACACCTACGCCCCCGTCTCGCGCCTACGGCCGCTCTACGAGGAAGCCCTCACCCATCCGCAAGTCGTCGGCATGGCGATCGGCACCCGCAGCGACTGCGTGCCGGCGGAGGTGCTCGACCTGCTCGAAGAGATGGCAGGCCGCGCGTATCTCGCGGTCGAGTACGGCATGCAGACGATGCACGACCGCTCGCTCGAGTGGATGAACCGCGGGCACAATCACGAGTCGTTCCTCGACGCGGTCGAGCGAAGCCGCGGCCGCGGGTTTGAAATTTGCGCGCACGTGATGCTCGGCCTGCCGGGCGAATCGCACGACGACATGCTGGCCACCGCCCGTGAGTTGGCCCGCGTGAACATCGACGCGGTGAAGATCCACAATCTCTACTGCGTGAAGAACACGCGACTCGCCGACCAGGTCGCCGCCGGCGACGTCACGCTGATGGGCCAGGACGACTACGTACAAACGGTGGTCGACTTCCTGGAACTCTTGCCGCCGACGATGATCATCGAACGCATCAGCGGCGACGCTCCGCCCGACTTCTTCATCGGGCCCGACTGGTGCCTCGACAAGCCGGCGGTGAAGCGGGCGATTGAGGCGGAGTTTGTGCGCCGCGGGTCTTATCAGGGTCGGCTCTACAGCTAG
- a CDS encoding carbohydrate kinase family protein, translating to MSKDFDAIVCGSCVVDVLVRPVDLERAIGGGKLIQAEPLELTTGGIVANSGITLTRLGMRAAAFSYVGNDAWAEVIRQRYAAEGLDDAGLLTHPTGATSTTAVLIDPSGERSFMHCVGAPKLLNRSAFMDHLDLFARSKSMLLGYYPLLPNLIDDLPEVLAAIRKTGCMTALDAAGDGGEMGPLAPVLPHLDLYVPSLAEAHHQTGEEDPQKIIAAYRSAGATGMLGVKLGSRGAILSPKPGEFVNVAITKPPGDVVDTTGAGDCFLGGLLAGLLRGMSPADAGRLGSATGACCVTRLGATAGIRGFEETAKLAGL from the coding sequence ATGAGCAAAGATTTTGATGCCATTGTTTGTGGGTCGTGCGTCGTTGACGTGCTGGTGCGACCGGTCGATTTAGAGCGGGCGATCGGGGGCGGTAAGCTGATTCAGGCGGAGCCGCTGGAGCTGACCACCGGCGGGATCGTCGCCAATTCGGGGATCACGCTCACGCGGCTCGGCATGCGGGCCGCCGCGTTTAGCTACGTTGGCAACGACGCGTGGGCCGAGGTGATTCGGCAGCGGTATGCGGCCGAGGGGCTCGACGATGCGGGGCTGCTCACCCACCCCACCGGCGCCACCAGCACGACGGCCGTGCTGATCGACCCCAGCGGCGAGCGATCGTTCATGCATTGCGTCGGGGCGCCGAAGCTGCTCAATCGATCAGCGTTTATGGATCATCTCGACCTGTTCGCGCGCAGCAAGTCAATGCTGCTCGGGTACTATCCGCTGCTGCCGAACCTTATCGATGATTTGCCGGAGGTGCTCGCGGCGATTCGCAAGACCGGTTGCATGACGGCGCTCGACGCAGCGGGCGACGGCGGCGAGATGGGGCCGCTGGCGCCGGTGTTGCCGCATCTCGATTTGTATGTGCCAAGCCTCGCCGAAGCCCATCATCAGACGGGTGAGGAAGATCCGCAGAAGATCATCGCGGCCTATCGCAGCGCCGGCGCGACGGGAATGCTCGGAGTGAAGCTCGGCAGTCGCGGGGCGATCCTCAGCCCGAAGCCGGGCGAGTTCGTCAACGTCGCGATCACGAAGCCGCCGGGCGACGTGGTCGATACGACCGGCGCCGGCGATTGCTTTCTCGGCGGGTTGCTCGCGGGGCTGTTGCGCGGGATGTCGCCGGCCGATGCAGGTCGATTGGGTTCCGCAACCGGCGCGTGCTGCGTGACGCGACTCGGCGCCACGGCGGGCATTCGCGGCTTCGAAGAAACGGCGAAGCTCGCAGGCCTGTAG